CAGGGGGCAGCGAGGTCGGAGGGGGACAGCAAAGGTCACAGGACTGGGCAGCCAGGCTGGGGTGTGCTGTCCACGTGGCCATTGAAAGAAGCCAGGGGAGGGCAGGCTGGGGACAGTGGCAGGAGCCGCCCCCTCAAGGGACCAGGACAGAGTGACCGTGGGATAGGTGGTGGCACCTAAGGTTTCAATTCACACAGGGGATCACGGACGAAGGAAAGAAGCCAtctgggaggggacagggaagtAGGAAGCGCCCTGCCCACCGGGGCCAGGGGCCGAGGGGGCGGGAGGAGAGGCCGTGGGGACaaggtggcagggctgggggacaGAGTGACCGTGGCAGGGCTTGGGGAGGATGTGATTTTGGTAGGTTCTTGGGGTCCGGGAAGGGTGGAGGCGTATGTAAAAGGACCCTCCAGAGGCATCTTGGTGGTCGAGTGGACGTCTCTACGGGGACCGGGCTTTGGGGGTGGCCTTGAGGCTTCGGCTTTGCCATGGACGTGAGGGAGTGACCTTCCCTCCTGGATCCTGGCAGAGGTGCCCAGCCCTCTTGTGTGGGGTGAGGAAGGACAAGCTGCCCCCCAGAGGCCCCGCTGGCTCCACTCTCCGTGTCCTGTGGCCTGAGTACGGGGCACTCCCCTCCCCAAAGCTGAGGCCAGGAAGGCCGCTCCCAACCCGCTGTGCTGAGGTGGCTGGCGGTTCTCTGGTGCCCCAGGGCTCGGGGGTATAGGTGGCTGGAGAGAAGTGGCACTGGGTCCTGGGTGGATCAAGTGCCACGTCCCCAGAACCCCCTGCGGGGTCTGGGAAAGTGAGCATCCACTCATGTGTTAAGaggtttattgagcacctactgtggtGCCAGGCGTGCGATCCCAGGATGCAGCAGGGAGCACAGAGCTGAGCTAGCCGTGGAGATGGACCCTAGCCAGGCAGGACCAGGGATCCCAGCAGGGTGAGGGGACGGGGCAGTGGCCAAGAGGGTGGGGCAAGGTGTGGCATTAAATGGAGTGGTGACGTCCTCGCAGAGCCCTGAAATTTGAGAGAAGGAGCCTGGTGTGTATCTGGGGAAGAACATCCTACCTAGAGAAAAtggccagtgcaaaggccctgcggCAGCCCAGCCTGGCGTCTTTAGGGACCAGCAGGAAGGCCGGGTGGCCAGGGCAAAGTGGGccttgagggctggggtgggagtggTCCCTAGACCAGCTATGAGGGGTGACGTTTGGGCTGCCTGGCAGCCACACACGCCCCCCGCCCCGTGGCCACCCTCCTGGGTCCCTGGGCCtcatcctctctccctcctctgcaGTGATGTGCCCAAGGGCGCCAAGAACTTCGACGTCTCTGGGAGCTCCAAGTTGGATATCTTTGTGGCCTACGATTCCACACGGGTGACAGAGCCTGCGGGCAAGGCCCCCTGGCCCCTGGACACCAGTGTGGAGGTCATCGTTTCTGCAGACAAAGCCAGTAAGGACTTAAATGACCTCAAGGTAAGAGCCCATGTCCTTAGAGTGAGGGGCTGAGCCCACCTCGCCCCACCCCACCGAGGGAAGAGCTGCCCACAGCGCCATCCACCGTCACCCCACGTGTCCCTGATGCAACTCCACGGCCACCAAACCTGGAACCCCCCCCCAGCCGCACAGCGGGGCACTGTGGGTCCCCCGTGAGCCCCCGCCTGCCTGTCACCTCCACTCGGGACCCACGTCACCCCCGCACACGGACCCCGCAGCCCCCCTCCCTGCGCAGCAGAACCGCCTGAGCCCTGGCTGACCACCTGTCCAGGCGCCTGCCCTGGGGGCCACAGCCCCTCCCCCGCAGGCAGAAGCCAGGCCCAGGGCTGACGGGGACAGGGCTGGGAACCTGTGGCTCCGGTGTCCTGCTCTGTCAGGGCCTGGACGGCCTCCCTGGCTCACGGAGACGCCCTGAGCAGGACTTGGCTGCGGGGTCTGCAGCTCGGGAAGGCCCCTGGCCTTGGGCCGTGATCGTGGGGTCCCCTCCACTGAGGCGGCTTAGAGAGACCACGTCGCCCCTTCCCTGTCCATCTCCTGCCCCTCCATCCCCGGCTTCCCAGTCCAGCTGAGAAGGCGGCTCTGCGCCCAAGCCAGAGCCCAGGACCCTGGGGACCCCGTGGCCCTGGGCTTCCTGTGCCGGCCCTGCTGCTGGGCAGGGCTGTGGGAGCGTCCCCTGTCTGCGCCGCGGTCTCTGGAGGTGGCTCTGCAGGTGGCTGAGGGCGGACTCTGCCCCGCAGGTGAAGGTGGCCTACTTCGGGGAGGAGGGGGGCGAGGCCCTGGGCCGCAGCGTGCTGCTCCTCACTTGTGTGGGTAAGTGCCACCCTGCCGTCCCCGGACAGCTGGCTGTGCCCGGGTCCTGAGGGGCCCTCGGCCGGCTTCCTCCGCCTCAGAGGAAGGACTGACCCTTCCGCCCACTCTGGAACCCCCGGGGTGGACACCCAGCCAAACTCAGGGCCACGGGGTCTAGAAACTTCCGTCCAGAGACCAAGGGCCTGAGCCACGGGAGGCCTCCTTCACCTGGAGCCCACACAGGCCCCGACTGGACGCCAGGATCCACAGCTAGGCCCTGAGGCCACTCGGCCCCTTCACCCAGAGCCAGGGCAGCCCACTCTGAGCCCCCAGCTGCCAGGGCTAGGGGCCACCGGCATGTGGCCTGCGAGCCCAAGGCCACCCACAGGATCGACGCAACACACACAGACTAGCAGGTGACTCGAGAGCCAAGACTTGAGTGTCACCTGGACCAGAACCACAGGGCCTCCCAAGAGTAGGGGACGGtcccctgggctgggctggctggTCCTTCCTGACCTGGGGACGGGGCTTGCCAATCTGGACCTCACGGGGGTGAAGATGGGAGCCCTGTCCACCCTTCCCAGATGTTTCCCTGGACGTCGACACTGACCGCGTCGGCAAGGTCAGGAGAAGCGGCCGTGACAAGGTGAGGCCCGCCCGGCTACCCCAGGACCCGGGGCTGGCCGGCAGACCTGGGGCGGTCTCGGGTGGACGGGGCCCTCCTTCCACAGGGAGATGGATTCCCAGGGCCGTGGCCTCGGGCAGCGAGGGAGCCACCCAGGGATGGCACATGGGCATGAGAGCACGGCAGCGTCTTCCCTTGTGACTGCTGGACACGGCTCTCCCTTGCTGCCTTTTCTAATGTGGGAGCTGCATCCGGGCCCCACGCAGGGCGGGTGCTCCATGAAACGTTGATGACACGGCCTCCTGCTAGGGGGCCGTGTAGCCAGCCCAGTTGGACCAGGGAGGGTGAAGAGGACAATGGGGTGGGCTCCGAGCATCACACCACAGGAAGTAGCTGGAAGCTGTCCTGGAAGGGGTGGAAGGAACAGCAGCCCAGAGAGGCAGCCAGGAACACAGGGCTTTGTGGATGAGGTAGAGTAGGCCTGTCGTAGGAGGCTGTGCAGGTTGCTCACTGCACAAGGGTGCTTGGTCTAGGTGGTAGGTGGGAGTATAATGCAAATCATGTGCATGGGGGTGGTATCTATCCTGAGAGGCGGACAACTGTGCCAAGGAGTGCCGTATAGGCTGGCAGTGGCCCTGTGAAGTCATGTTCAAGGTGGGCAGCCTGGCCCCCAGGTAGGGATGAAGCTCAGCCAGCTTTGAGACCATTTCTGGACTTGGCAATGTCAGCCTTGCTCCTCCAATGTCGAGGCTAGGCAAAGTCACCGTGTATGGTTGCTCAGGTTGTTCACTGCACAAGGTGAGGCCTCACCAAGTACGCTAGTCCCAAGTCTAAGGTCCCTCCTTAAATCTTTGAGCAAACCCAGGGGACAAATTCTCCGAGCTCGCCAGCCAGCCCGGGCCACGTGGGAGTCCTCTCTGGAGCCTCCTGCTTCCCAGTGACCTTCCTGTTTTGCCTCAGAAAACCTGGCGCTGGGGCCCTGAGGGCTACGGAGCCATCCTGCTGGTTAACTGTGACAAGGACAGTGACAACTCCATGGGGCCTGACCTTCAGAACAGCCAGCTGATGTCCCTGGAGGGTGAGTGACAGGAGTtggcaggggtgggaggggccTTGGGGTGGGTGGGAAGGGCCTCCTCAAGGGGCCACTCTCCCCAGACCTGCAGGACATGTCCCCCATGGTGCTCAGCTGCGACGGCCCCGACGAGGTCTTCCACAGCCACAGGCTGGTCCTGAAGGCGCCCTGGCCGGATTCCAGACGGGTGCGGGTCTTCTGCGCGCGCGGTGAGTGGTGGCTGGGTCCCCTCCTCTGCCACTGTGAGGGGACCAGCTCAGCATGGTGCCCGAGGAGGAGGTGCGGGCAGCCCACTTCACAGAgagggagactgaggcccagatgCACTGTCCACCCCCATGGGCCAGCGGCAGGGAGCAgggaccccagccctggcttcctGGGCCAAGTCCCGCCTGTCCCCACCGGACAGAACCTGGCTGCCGCTGGGCTCTGTCCACGCGGGCAGGACAGGGGTGGGGGCCAGCCAGCTGGGCCCTGTCCCCATTCCCTaggggctggagtgtggctcagaggcagggtCCTTGCCAAAAGTGCACCCCCCTGACCCCAGCCCCGACCCCTGCTTGCTTTATAACCCGCTGCCCCTCcgccctcctcttctccctgacCGGGAGCCTGGGGCCCCAAAGGACCCTGGTGGACTGAGGAGCTGGAGGGGAGGCGGGGTCAGGAGCTCTGAGCCCAGACCAGGGCGCGGCAAAGCCCGCTGTGAGCAGAGCCAGCCCGGGGACACCTCCAGCAGCCCCCGCTGACCACGGCCACCAGGTGGCTTCGCCTCCCAAATAGGACCACACCCGTCAGCACCTCCTCCCCTCTCGCCCCTACCCGCCCGGAGCCCTGGGCGACCGCCGGTCTGCCCTGTCCATGGGGACTGACCCGTCGGGCAGGGCCTTGTGCCTGGCTTCATCCTGGGTCCTTGAGGAGCCTGCGGGTGCGGCCTCACGGGAACCTTCTCACTTTCTACGGGTGGACGATGTCCTGTCTTCTGGCTGCAGCCCATTTTGCTCAGATTCTCCCGGGGTGGACACTGGGGTTGTGGTCACCTTCTGTGCCAGGCGCTTTCCTCTCCTTGTCTGGTTTGAAGCTGGAGGAggaaccgaggctcagagagggcgAGGCCCGAGCCAAGGACACACAGCGGGCTCGGAAGAGCTCAGAGCGGAGCCCTGGGACGCCGTGCTCCCTGCGCCCCTGCTGTCCCCACGCCCCTGCTGTCCCCGGCCCTGACTCTGATCTCCTCTAGGTGGGGATTCGCTCTCCGACTACAAGCAGGTGCTGGGGCCGCAGCGCAGGTCCTATGAGGTGGAGCGGCAGCCGGGGCAGCGGCAGGTCCCGTTCTACGTGGAGGGCCTCGCCTTCCCCGACGCCGAGTTCCCGGGCCTGGTCTCCCTCAGCGTCAGTCTGATGGACACAGGGGTGTGCACGGCGTGGGGGCTGGGCGGGGGCCGTGGCGTCTCGGGGTCCTGGGGTCCAGGCTCCCTGCGGGGCTGCTGAGTCCTCCTCTCCCCGCAGACCCTGCCGGAGGTGCCCCTCTTCACAGACACCGTGGCCTTCCGCGTGGCCCCCTGGATCATGACCCCCAACACCCAGCCCCCTCTGGAGCTCTACGTGTGCAGGTCGGTCCCCCACCTCAGCTCCCCGCCACCTGGACGGGTCCTGGAGGTCAGCCACAGGACAGCTGGGCACAGGACGGCCAGGTGGCCTTGGGCTGTCGGCTGTAGGGACCACAGCATCCCTGCCCACCTCGTCCTGTTTTGGGCTTAGTGTGGGCAGCGGGTCCAGGTCCTGCTGGAGGCCACAGGAGCCCTGGCCCCTCTGTCGTGGGGGACTCCTGGGCCCACCGAGGACATCAGTCCCCGTCTCCAGGGACCCCCCAGGGGCCCGGGTCCTTCAGCCAGCTCTGAGTCTGGGCCGGCCGTTGGTGAAGGGTGGACCTGccagccctgggccctgggttGGAGCAGGGGAAAGGACACCCCGAGCTGGACGCAGACCCAGGGCCGGGGAGGGCGTGGCCAAGCAGGATTGCTCTGCCCACCTGGCCCAGGTGCGCCCAGGTGTTCCTGGGGGCCTCCCTCTGACCCCTGGGCCAGGCCTCTGTGTGAGCAGGGTGGGGGCCAGGTGCCTCCCACTTCTACCCTGACCTGTGACACTGCCAGGGCCACTGTCACGGGCCCCCCCCACCTGTGCTGGTTCAGATGCTGGCCGCCGGGCTCCACGGGCCCGCCCTGCCCTCACACTGCGTCTCCTGACGTGACCCGGGACGTCACCCACCTCTGCCATGGCCCCAGCCTCCCCGGGACAGGGGTCAAATCCGACGCTCCCCTGCAGGGACTGGAGGGCTCCAGGCCGTGGTCACGGTCACCGTGACGCCCCTTCTCCCTGGCCCTTACAGTGTGGTGGACGCTCACGGCTCAAATAAAAAGTTTCTGGACGACATGGCCCACCTGGCCTCGAAAGCCAGCTGCAAGCTGGTCATCTGCCCGCGGGTGGACAATCGGAACGACCGCTGGATCCAGGTGGGCAGGGGTCGCCTGCAGGAAGGGCCTCCGTCCCCCTGGGCGCCGGGACCCGGGGGATACGGCCTGTGTGCACAGCCAGCGCCTGCCCCCGCCCCGTCCTGCTGCTTGGTCCCGGGCCCTCGCCCCGTGGAGGACAGGctgcccgccccgccccgccccaggtCGGCCTGGGCTCACCTGTCGCAGGGCTCACGCGCCTTCCCCCCTCCCAGGACGAGATGGAGTTTGGCTACATCGAGGCCCCTCACAAGTCCTTCCCCGTGGTCTTTGACTCTCCCCGGAACAGGGGCCTGCGGGACTTCCCCTACAAGAAGATCCTGGTGGGTGGCCGAGCGGGGACCCCGGGGGCGCCTCCCAGAGGAGACCCTGCTCAGGTCTCGTGTGGTCCTGGGGACggaggctggggagaggggggcAGAAGGGGGACTGTCAGCAACCTGGGGTCCCCGGGGGGCTTGGTCCGGGGATGCTGATGAACAGGGAACCAGCCCGACTGTCCCCGTCCCCATCCTGGGACCTGGGAGGAGTAGAACACCAAAGTTCTTCTGGGTAAGGAGCTTATTTGGGGGGTGAATCAACAGAGTGAGTGGCCCTGGGGAGACCAAACTGGTTTTTGGAGAGAAAGCACTCTTGGTGAATCCTCGCGGACTTTGCTCTGAAGAGCTGGGGTCTGTCTTCAGATGTTTTCTGAACCCCTGTCGCACGCCAGGCACTAGGCTACCTTTTGTGCACAGGAGGCAGCAGCAGCACCTGCCATCGTGTACTGAGTTCCAGGCACTGTTTCCTGGCGTGCCGTGGGCCAACTCATTTAATGCACTCTGGGCCCTTAATAAGTCCTGTTATGTTATCCgtctttatagatgaggaaactggggctcaggGAGGTTAGGGACCTTGCCCAAGGCCGTGTGGTGAGTCAGGGGTGGCCTCAGTAGACAAGACCAGACAGGCCGCCTCCTGCCTCTGCGGCCCCTGCACTCCGTCCGTCCCCGGGCTCCACGGCCTTTTGAGGGGGTCCCCTGTCTCTGCCTGCTGCTGGGACAGTGCTGGCCCGGGTGGGAGCCGTCAGGAGAATGTCCATGGGTGCACAGAGCAGGGACACTCGCCCCTGCCCGGGGCCAATGACGAGTGAGTGTGTCCACCAGGGACAGCGTGTGGGCGTGAGGGCGGGGACGCCCGGCTGCCCGGGtcctcccctctcttctctgaTGACCTCGACTTTCCTTGGGACTCGTTGGCTGTTCTCCTCCCCGTGTGACGGGGACACTGAGGGCTTTCAGCCTTTCCTCTTCCTGGTGTCACGTGCAGAGCGCGGGGTCCCCAGGCGGCACCCTCCCCGGCGCCCTGACGGTTCTGATACCTTCTTCCTTCGTCTCCGGGACCTTCCTGGCCTTTGATCTGTGACTCTATGGACACGTGCTGCTCCGTTCTCAGACACCTGGTGACTTCGGTGGCCCTTGGTGACCGGCTTTGGTGGCGCGGTGCTGAGGAGCAGGGCTTGTCAGGGTGGGAGGGAATCTTTTCCGTGGTGAGAAGGTCCAGGGAGAAGGGCCGGCCTCCTTCCCCGCTGCCCTCCTGTCCTAACGGGTCCCTCCTGGCTGGGCGGGGTCTTGCTTGTCCTGCCCTAGGGTCCTGACTTTGGATATGTGACCCGGGAGATCCTGTACGCTGGCCCCTCGGGCCTGGATTCCTTCGGCAACCTGGACGTCAGCCCTCCCGTCGCCGTGGGCGGCCGGGAGTACCCCCTGGGCCGGATCCTCGTTGGCGACTGCTTCCCCAAGTGAGAGGCCAGCGGGGGGAGGTGGGCCTGGGGACAGGGCGCCTCGCCACCAAGCCCCCTCTCGCCAACCCCGTGCCTCAGTCTGAGAGGTGGCCTTGACGTCCCTCCTGGGCCCGGCTCCGAGGCCTGGTGTCTCCACGGAACCTCAGGGGGAAGCAGCGCGGGCCGCGGTAGCTGGGCCGCCTGAGTCGTGGGCCCCTAAGTGTCCCCCGTGAAGTGCACCTCGAAACAAGACGGATTTCCAGCTTCTCTGGGATCAGTGGATGAGCCAGGGCGGGGCTCTGAGGCAGGGGAAGGGACCCGTTGACTTCCCCTCCGGGAGCCATTACAGCTGCCGTCCTGGCCACGGAAGGGCCCAAGGTCACCCGTGCCCAGGGCAGGTGACTGCAGGTGAGTGGTGGGCCAGGATACCAGGGACAAGTGACAGGGCAGGCCCACCCTGGAGAGCTGGGATAGGGCAGGAACAAGGTCAGCAGGGCTTAGAGCTCGACAGGTGACCACGTCTGTGACGTCGGGCCACATGGGCCTGCACCCCACCTGCAGGGAGCCAAGAGGGGTGCCTGGGGTTCCCTGCTTCTGCCCAGAGACTGTGCCCGCCACCAGCCCAGGGGCCCCTGTCCCATCTGTGGGGATGGCATGGAGCCTGGGTGAGTTCCACCTTGACCCCGAGCCCTGGCTGGCCGCTGCCAGGCCCAGAGGAGGCAGGCAGAGCAGGGAAGGCCACACAGCCTCACCCGGCGTCCCTGTGGCCCCAGGGCCCTGGACCAGGTGTGGGAGGGTTTCTGGCCCTGAGTCaggctgggggcggggcctgAGGGTGGCAGGGGCGAGGCGCTCAGCCTGCCGTGACTCACGCTGTCTGTGCCCGCTGGACCCTGCCCACCCCTGGGGCTGACAGGCCTCCAGATGGTCTTGCTGTGGCCTTGGGATCCGAGGGACTTGGGTGCGAGTCCTGGCCTTGCCACTCGCCAGCCTCGCTGTGGGGTCTGTTCCCTGTCCGCTGTCCGGGGCTTGCCGTGGTGCCAGGCCCGTGTAGGTGCTCACTTAATCCACTTAAAAAGGATTGCTGATGCCAGGCTGGGCTGAGGGCACTGGGGAGGGGCCTAGGGACGTACTTCAAACCACACGCCTCAGAGCCCTGTCCACAAGATGAGCCCAGTGACCCCTTCCAGCTACCTGGTCAGCGTCCCTGGGGACAGACCCTCCCCTTAACACCTCGTGAGTGTGAGGTGTCCCTGGCTGTCCCCCCATCCCCCAGCCATGCATCTGGGGTTGGAAGTCCCTGGCCACATACTCTGTGCCAGTCCCATAAAGCTCTGCCCAGGTCACCCCCCGACCCTCACACAGCCCCATCTGCTGGGACGtcactgtccccattttacagaccgGGAAGTCCAGTGACCCCCTTTGTGCAAGAATCTACAGTTCCCATGctcagggtgggggctgggcaaGGAAGCAGCCCTTGAGGGTCTGTAGGCGACTGAGGCTGACCACACCCGTGGGACCAGAGGGGGACGTCTGGGGCAGCGGCCGCGTGGATGAGTCCTGGAGCCGAGCTGAGCAGAGGGCGCCACGGGGTAGAGGGACCTCCCACCGGGACCTGGAGGCCAGAGTTAGGTCTCGGGAGCCGCGGGAGGCAGCGGTGGAGGTAGCGGTGGACGCAGGGCAGGGATGGACGGGTCCGCCCCAGGCAGGGCTCAGGCAGGCCCCACTCAGGGAGAGTCGTCGGCCACCGCCCTGGGCTCCGAGGCCTCACGACGCTGTCCCTGCCTCAGCAGCCTGGGGACCCGGTGTCAGGGCTGAAGGGCTCAGAGAACACAGGATCAGGAAGGGGAGGCTCTCCAGAGGAGTCCAGGACTGTGTCCCCCTCTCTGGCCTGTGTCCCTACGTGTCTCTGTCACACTGCTGCCCACATACACCCTCCCTGCCCACCCGGCCAGCCTCCCTCACCAGCCTCCCTCACCAGCCTCCCTCACCAGCCTCCCTCGCCAGCAGCAGAGCCAGGACCCTGGAGCTCCCGGGCACAGGGAGGGGTGCCGGCTGGGTGTCCAGTGTGGCGGTGCCCCACCCCATCAGCGGTTAAAAGTCAAGAACAAGACCCTTGGTGGGCAAATGGgaccctgaggctcagagaggggcaATTCTTGTCTAGGGTCCCACAGCATGTTCACGGTCCAGTCAGAATCCAGCTCCTCTTGGCTCCCAAACCCAAGGTCAGCAGCTGGGGCCACTGCCCTGTCCCGGCCCTGGCTTTGGGCCTTGGCAGCGAGCCTGCCCAAGTTCACTCTTGGCAGGAAGGGGCAGGCCAGGAGCCCACCTAACGGATAAGTAGCACAGGACCGTGACGAGGGTTTGGAGCAAACCTACAGAACTCCGTGTTCCCGAGCctcggtttcttcatctgtaaaatggagccgGTGGAGTCCCGCAGCCCCGGGCTCTCCACCCCGCTGCCCCGGGCTCCGAGCATTCTTTAAGCAATTCCGCCCCCTGGTGGCGGCTTTGACGGTGACTCAGAGGCAAAGTCTGATGCCTCCCAGGGCTGGGTCAGCAGGAGTCCCTGCGGCTGGACTGAGGAGGACGGTCACAGGGCTTCAACTGGCCAGTGGAGGGCTCAGGGCTGGCTTCTGCCCTTTGTCTGGGGTCGAGCCACCGTTGGGTGCAGGCCTGGGAGCTTGTCCACGATGT
This sequence is a window from Marmota flaviventris isolate mMarFla1 chromosome 10, mMarFla1.hap1, whole genome shotgun sequence. Protein-coding genes within it:
- the Padi1 gene encoding protein-arginine deiminase type-1, whose protein sequence is MAPQRAVKLSLKKPTYAVCVAGVETLVDIHSDVPKGAKNFDVSGSSKLDIFVAYDSTRVTEPAGKAPWPLDTSVEVIVSADKASKDLNDLKVKVAYFGEEGGEALGRSVLLLTCVDVSLDVDTDRVGKVRRSGRDKKTWRWGPEGYGAILLVNCDKDSDNSMGPDLQNSQLMSLEDLQDMSPMVLSCDGPDEVFHSHRLVLKAPWPDSRRVRVFCARGGDSLSDYKQVLGPQRRSYEVERQPGQRQVPFYVEGLAFPDAEFPGLVSLSVSLMDTGTLPEVPLFTDTVAFRVAPWIMTPNTQPPLELYVCSVVDAHGSNKKFLDDMAHLASKASCKLVICPRVDNRNDRWIQDEMEFGYIEAPHKSFPVVFDSPRNRGLRDFPYKKILGPDFGYVTREILYAGPSGLDSFGNLDVSPPVAVGGREYPLGRILVGDCFPKSGGRRMAKVVRDFLWAQQVQAPVQLYSDWLSVGHVDEFLSFVPTSDRKGFRLLLASPSACLRLFQEKSDEGHGEAAQFEGLKDQAKRSINDMLADKRLRSDSLYVQSCIDWNREVLKRELGLAEADIVDIPQLFSLQGTRAEAFFPDMVNMLVLGQHLGIPKPFGPLINGRCCLEEQVRALLEPLGLHCVFVDDFLSYHKLLGEVHCGTNVRREPFPFKWWHMVP